A window of the Glaciimonas sp. CA11.2 genome harbors these coding sequences:
- a CDS encoding GntR family transcriptional regulator, which translates to MKILESFAQGVIANRQPATASIADALRDAILKGVLKGGEPLRQDAIAKQFAVSQVTVREALRILEHEGLVSVTPRRGAVVYSLSPEDVAEITDLRATLEGSLIKAAMSSLNAQDFEMAEATIKQLEQARDIDDLISLNVVFHKCLYGKANRPRTTAILDRLRASLEPYLRLLWNKTGYKRESQDDHRKILVLCREKNVAEVEKFLRIHIEKTGREIEDLLKNLVKND; encoded by the coding sequence ATGAAAATACTTGAATCATTTGCACAGGGCGTCATTGCCAATCGGCAACCTGCAACTGCGTCGATTGCCGACGCATTGCGCGATGCGATCCTGAAAGGCGTGCTTAAGGGCGGCGAACCATTGCGGCAGGATGCCATTGCGAAGCAGTTCGCAGTAAGCCAAGTCACGGTCCGCGAAGCATTACGTATTCTGGAACACGAAGGACTGGTGTCGGTGACGCCACGGCGCGGTGCTGTGGTGTATTCATTGTCACCAGAGGATGTGGCCGAAATCACCGACTTGCGCGCCACCTTGGAGGGAAGTCTAATCAAGGCGGCCATGTCGTCGTTGAATGCGCAAGACTTTGAAATGGCAGAAGCGACGATTAAGCAGCTTGAGCAGGCGCGCGATATCGACGATCTGATTTCGCTGAACGTCGTTTTCCATAAGTGTCTTTATGGAAAAGCTAATCGTCCACGCACGACGGCAATCCTTGACCGTTTAAGAGCTAGTCTCGAGCCATACTTGCGGCTTTTATGGAATAAGACCGGTTACAAGAGGGAATCGCAGGACGATCACAGAAAAATTCTTGTGCTATGCCGAGAAAAAAATGTGGCTGAGGTAGAGAAATTCCTCAGGATACACATCGAAAAAACCGGCCGCGAGATCGAAGATCTGCTAAAAAATTTGGTAAAGAACGATTGA
- a CDS encoding HAD hydrolase-like protein, whose product MKLDLTQFDALTFDVYGTLIDWEPTIISMFHSTADQYGVTLPNEQLLMEFDKARAALQKQRPALLYPDVLRAAYGQFCRKYDIPENVQEREVCANSVMLWPTFTDTRDSLAHLQKHFKIGLLSNIDNSSIQFSERKLGIKADVIVTAESVNAYKPDHAHFQAAFETFAAMGIPKERILHVGQSLRADVIPANQLGLSSVWIKRPGRSLGSRPEDAIGAKPDLSFDSMQEFVLYHQAHLALA is encoded by the coding sequence ATGAAGCTAGACCTAACCCAATTCGACGCCCTGACGTTTGATGTCTACGGTACTTTGATCGACTGGGAACCCACGATCATCTCAATGTTTCACAGCACGGCAGACCAATACGGCGTCACGCTCCCGAACGAGCAATTATTGATGGAATTCGACAAGGCACGGGCAGCGCTGCAGAAACAGCGTCCCGCCTTGCTTTATCCGGACGTGCTCCGCGCTGCGTACGGCCAGTTCTGCCGTAAATACGATATTCCGGAGAACGTCCAAGAGCGCGAGGTGTGCGCCAACTCCGTGATGTTATGGCCGACATTCACCGATACGCGGGATTCATTGGCTCATCTGCAGAAGCACTTTAAGATCGGTCTACTTAGTAATATTGACAATTCATCAATCCAATTCTCCGAACGTAAATTGGGAATAAAGGCCGACGTTATCGTTACAGCCGAGAGCGTCAACGCATACAAACCGGATCACGCGCATTTTCAGGCAGCATTCGAGACCTTCGCCGCAATGGGCATTCCAAAAGAAAGAATTCTGCACGTTGGCCAGAGTTTGCGTGCCGACGTCATTCCCGCGAACCAGCTCGGGCTGTCCAGCGTCTGGATCAAACGTCCGGGACGCAGTCTCGGCTCGCGTCCTGAAGATGCTATTGGCGCCAAGCCGGATCTCAGTTTTGACTCGATGCAGGAATTCGTTCTTTATCACCAAGCACACTTGGCACTTGCCTGA
- a CDS encoding amino acid ABC transporter substrate-binding protein, translated as MSSNNTESKAWVHFAACIAIVAGLFCSDANAQMADSTVARIKATNKVKIGVRDFSVPLSYLDENQKPTGYTVELCAAVVASLKKELNLPSLEVVMLSVDLSTRIPLIQNGMIDMECGSTVNTLARQKQVEFSYVIAIASDQLLVKASSPIKELEDLAGKVVALPSASTSLASIIAINIKKHLNMRLMYTRDQAEGFLAVQTGRADAYITDNTILYGLRKAARNPAEFRITGRPLSYLPYGIMIAKNNSTLLAIVNRTIAEKFRNGDGKTMYEKWFGPLNMPLSPLSKASFELNAIPD; from the coding sequence ATGAGCAGTAACAACACAGAATCCAAAGCCTGGGTCCACTTTGCAGCGTGTATTGCAATAGTGGCTGGTCTTTTTTGTAGTGACGCCAACGCGCAAATGGCCGACTCAACCGTTGCACGCATAAAGGCCACGAACAAAGTGAAGATAGGCGTTCGCGATTTCAGCGTGCCACTCTCTTACTTGGACGAGAATCAAAAGCCGACCGGCTACACAGTTGAGTTGTGCGCTGCCGTGGTCGCATCCTTGAAGAAGGAATTAAATCTCCCGTCTCTCGAAGTTGTCATGCTATCAGTGGATCTTTCAACACGGATTCCTCTGATTCAAAACGGAATGATCGACATGGAATGCGGCTCTACCGTCAACACACTTGCGCGTCAGAAACAGGTCGAATTCTCTTACGTTATAGCGATTGCTTCCGACCAGCTTCTGGTTAAGGCTTCTTCGCCCATCAAAGAGCTGGAAGATCTAGCAGGAAAGGTGGTTGCGTTGCCGAGCGCCTCCACCAGTTTGGCATCCATAATAGCCATTAACATTAAGAAACACCTGAACATGCGTTTGATGTACACACGCGATCAGGCGGAAGGATTTCTCGCGGTACAGACCGGTCGCGCCGATGCCTACATCACGGATAACACGATCCTCTACGGACTTCGAAAAGCAGCGAGGAATCCAGCCGAATTTCGTATAACCGGACGTCCTCTATCCTATCTGCCTTACGGGATCATGATTGCCAAGAACAACTCTACCTTGCTGGCCATTGTAAATCGTACGATTGCGGAGAAATTCCGCAACGGCGACGGGAAAACGATGTACGAAAAATGGTTCGGCCCATTGAACATGCCACTCTCGCCACTATCCAAGGCATCCTTCGAACTAAATGCCATCCCTGATTGA
- a CDS encoding threonine/serine dehydratase encodes MLALQPNSSIQHSLLGEISVPVFHDVERAALRIKAYVHRTPLLRSSLLDEIANAQVWLKAENLQVTGSFKARGAFNALLNMSPEQISRGIIAYSTGNHGQAIAWAARQLNTKATIIMPFDAPKNKILGASKHGAEVKLYDRRHESREAIGIKIVEETGGTLIPPGDHPDVLAGQGTVILEALADFQREIGENLGNFITPFGGGGLAAGSSLVLNQLSPSTRIFTVEPAGFDDMARSLSSGRRESNPARSQSICDALQAVTPAELPYEINRRFMTGAVVVSDEEVIIAIRFALEQLHVVVEPGGCVALAAILSGKLPLNGENTILVLSGGNIDMPLLEGMLR; translated from the coding sequence ATGCTTGCTCTACAACCCAATTCGAGTATTCAACATTCTTTACTCGGAGAAATTTCGGTGCCTGTCTTTCATGATGTTGAACGGGCTGCGCTGCGTATCAAGGCCTATGTACACCGGACTCCTTTGCTGCGTTCTTCCCTTCTCGATGAAATCGCAAATGCCCAAGTCTGGCTGAAAGCAGAAAACCTGCAGGTCACTGGTTCGTTCAAGGCACGTGGCGCATTCAATGCACTGCTGAACATGTCTCCAGAGCAGATATCACGAGGCATCATCGCCTATTCGACGGGCAATCACGGGCAGGCAATTGCCTGGGCGGCACGGCAACTCAACACAAAAGCAACAATCATTATGCCATTCGACGCTCCAAAAAATAAAATCCTTGGTGCGTCGAAACACGGCGCCGAGGTCAAACTATATGACCGTCGCCATGAAAGCCGCGAGGCCATCGGCATAAAAATAGTAGAAGAAACCGGAGGGACCCTGATTCCACCGGGAGATCACCCCGACGTGCTGGCCGGACAAGGAACGGTCATCCTTGAAGCGCTCGCAGACTTCCAGCGCGAAATTGGCGAAAACCTAGGGAACTTTATCACTCCTTTTGGCGGTGGCGGCCTTGCCGCAGGCAGTAGCCTGGTACTCAATCAGTTGTCGCCATCGACCCGTATCTTCACCGTTGAACCAGCAGGCTTCGACGATATGGCACGCTCACTGTCAAGTGGTCGTCGTGAAAGCAATCCTGCCAGAAGCCAATCGATTTGCGATGCCCTGCAAGCGGTGACTCCCGCCGAGTTGCCTTATGAAATTAACCGACGTTTTATGACCGGAGCAGTCGTCGTAAGCGACGAAGAAGTTATCATAGCGATCCGTTTCGCGCTGGAGCAACTTCATGTTGTGGTCGAACCTGGCGGTTGTGTTGCGCTTGCTGCAATCCTCTCAGGAAAGTTGCCTCTTAATGGCGAAAATACGATACTTGTCCTGTCGGGAGGCAATATTGATATGCCTCTGCTGGAAGGCATGCTGCGTTAA
- a CDS encoding GntR family transcriptional regulator, translating to MTVDLPTKSSALIAQRITDAMLAQKLAPGTRLGEQQLAELFDVSRTQIREALTRLVTRGIVTVSPRRGWYVIAPTPEDAREAFEARRVLELGLLRHARPISLDAVRLLRRHVEREQAAVDSDDVAARSYLLGDFHVCLCESFGNSLLADTLRDFTTRTTLTAMLYQSSHHARQSCEEHAGIVVALEDNNLVLAEQLMRDHLCNVEAGLNQSVRTDTLSPLRQALAPMTNTINPQPPSIFPIPAKGVSK from the coding sequence ATGACAGTTGACCTCCCCACCAAATCCTCCGCCCTGATCGCACAACGGATTACCGATGCGATGCTGGCGCAAAAACTCGCGCCTGGTACGCGGCTCGGAGAACAGCAACTTGCCGAGTTATTTGATGTTAGCCGGACCCAAATTCGTGAGGCGCTCACGCGATTGGTGACACGCGGGATCGTCACCGTCAGCCCACGTCGCGGTTGGTACGTCATTGCACCCACGCCCGAAGACGCACGTGAAGCGTTCGAAGCCCGTCGGGTCCTCGAATTGGGATTACTACGCCATGCACGGCCGATCAGCCTCGACGCAGTACGTCTTTTACGTCGGCACGTTGAGCGTGAACAGGCCGCCGTAGATAGTGACGATGTCGCTGCACGGAGTTATTTGCTGGGTGACTTCCACGTTTGCTTATGCGAATCGTTTGGCAATTCCTTGCTTGCCGATACTTTGCGCGACTTCACGACGCGCACGACATTAACAGCAATGCTTTATCAATCGTCACATCACGCCCGCCAATCGTGTGAGGAACACGCGGGCATCGTGGTGGCACTCGAAGACAACAATCTAGTACTCGCCGAACAACTGATGCGCGACCATTTATGCAATGTCGAGGCGGGTCTCAATCAATCTGTACGCACTGACACACTGTCGCCATTGCGTCAGGCATTGGCGCCGATGACCAACACTATCAATCCACAGCCGCCCAGCATTTTTCCTATCCCCGCTAAAGGAGTCTCAAAATGA
- a CDS encoding transporter substrate-binding domain-containing protein → MKCPRILLALLTATTFVSTIISTTVHADALDQITKSGVLKVAVPQDFPPFGSVTSDLTPQGLDIDVAKLIAKKMGVKIELIPVTSANRVPYLQTQKVDLIISSLGKNPEREKVIEFSAPYAPFFNGVFGGADQKVTSVADLAGKTVGVTRGAVEDLELTKIVPASTTIKRYEDNNGTISAFLSGQVQLIATGNVVAAAIIAKNPPKKPETKFLIKNSPCSIGLNKDEKKLLDKVNAILAETKKDGELNAISVKWLGLPLPANM, encoded by the coding sequence ATGAAATGTCCGCGTATTCTGCTCGCCTTGTTGACTGCGACTACTTTCGTCAGCACCATCATCAGTACAACCGTCCACGCCGATGCGCTGGATCAGATAACTAAAAGTGGCGTGCTCAAAGTCGCCGTGCCTCAGGACTTTCCGCCATTTGGATCGGTCACCAGCGATCTCACACCACAAGGTCTCGACATCGACGTGGCTAAACTCATCGCCAAGAAGATGGGCGTCAAAATTGAACTGATCCCGGTTACCAGCGCGAATCGCGTGCCCTACCTTCAAACCCAGAAAGTTGACCTGATTATTTCCAGCCTCGGTAAAAATCCGGAACGTGAAAAAGTGATTGAGTTCAGTGCGCCATATGCCCCATTTTTTAACGGCGTGTTTGGTGGTGCGGATCAAAAAGTGACCAGTGTTGCGGATCTTGCTGGCAAAACCGTTGGCGTCACTCGCGGTGCTGTTGAAGATCTGGAGCTAACTAAGATTGTACCGGCCAGCACGACCATCAAGCGGTATGAAGATAATAACGGAACCATCAGTGCGTTCCTGTCTGGCCAAGTACAATTGATCGCAACCGGCAACGTGGTTGCAGCTGCTATCATCGCCAAGAATCCACCAAAGAAGCCGGAAACAAAATTTCTGATCAAAAATTCGCCTTGCTCAATCGGACTAAACAAAGATGAAAAGAAATTGCTCGATAAAGTAAATGCAATTCTGGCTGAGACCAAAAAAGATGGGGAACTAAACGCCATTAGTGTGAAGTGGCTTGGTCTGCCCTTGCCTGCCAACATGTAA
- a CDS encoding amino acid ABC transporter permease, producing the protein MSYHFDFLAPFDYTSVIIKGVLVTIELIAIGGILGIAVGIFAAWSRTQGPLWLRPLVSAYVELIRNTPFLIQLFFIFFGLPGIGLHISEMQAASLAMVINLGAYSSEIIRAGIAAIAPGQIEAGQSLAMTKMQIFRHVILPPALQKIWPALTSQVVIVMLGSAVCSQIAVEELAYAANFIQGRNFRSFEAYLLSTAIYLILAIGLRQLLRLLGHWLFGRPAIRSAV; encoded by the coding sequence ATGAGTTATCACTTCGATTTTCTGGCACCGTTTGACTACACCAGCGTCATTATCAAGGGCGTGCTGGTCACGATCGAATTGATCGCGATTGGTGGAATTTTAGGCATCGCTGTTGGCATTTTTGCAGCCTGGTCTCGCACCCAGGGGCCACTTTGGTTGCGACCTTTGGTCAGCGCGTATGTCGAGCTGATTCGCAACACCCCATTTCTGATTCAATTATTCTTCATTTTTTTTGGACTGCCCGGAATCGGATTGCACATCAGCGAAATGCAAGCCGCTTCCCTTGCAATGGTCATTAATTTGGGCGCCTATAGTAGCGAAATTATCCGTGCAGGAATCGCAGCCATTGCGCCCGGTCAAATCGAAGCAGGTCAAAGTCTGGCAATGACAAAAATGCAGATATTTCGCCACGTGATATTGCCGCCCGCCTTACAAAAAATATGGCCCGCCTTAACCAGTCAGGTGGTGATCGTCATGCTCGGCTCGGCGGTATGTTCCCAAATCGCGGTGGAAGAACTCGCCTATGCAGCCAACTTCATTCAAGGCCGCAACTTCCGTTCATTTGAGGCGTATTTACTGTCTACCGCCATCTACTTGATATTGGCTATCGGCCTGCGTCAATTACTGCGGTTACTCGGGCATTGGTTATTTGGACGGCCCGCAATCAGGAGCGCCGTATGA
- a CDS encoding amino acid ABC transporter permease, translating into MISFSLWDIVRNLLLALRWTVLLSLAAFAMGGLLGLIILFLRTSKQVWLRRVTKLYIELFQGTPLLMQLFLVFFGLALFGLEVPAWLAAVIALTCWSSAYLAEIWRGCVEAIPRGQWEASSCLAMSYLQQMRHVILPQALRMGIPPTVGFSVQIVKGTAVTSIIGFVELSKAGTMITNATFQPFTVYALVALMYFALCWPLSKYSQSLERKFNATHRD; encoded by the coding sequence ATGATTTCATTTTCACTCTGGGATATCGTACGTAATCTGTTATTAGCGCTACGCTGGACCGTATTACTATCATTAGCTGCCTTTGCCATGGGCGGATTGCTTGGTCTGATCATCTTATTTCTCCGGACCTCCAAACAAGTCTGGTTACGGCGGGTGACCAAACTGTATATCGAATTATTTCAAGGCACGCCATTGCTGATGCAATTGTTTCTGGTCTTTTTCGGCTTAGCACTATTCGGTCTGGAAGTACCCGCCTGGCTCGCCGCCGTCATCGCGCTGACTTGTTGGAGTAGCGCTTATCTGGCAGAAATCTGGCGCGGCTGCGTTGAGGCCATTCCACGTGGTCAATGGGAAGCCTCATCCTGTCTGGCGATGAGTTACTTGCAGCAAATGCGACACGTTATTTTGCCGCAAGCCCTACGCATGGGTATTCCCCCAACCGTTGGCTTTAGCGTTCAAATCGTCAAGGGCACTGCAGTCACCTCTATCATCGGATTCGTCGAATTATCAAAAGCCGGGACCATGATTACCAACGCAACGTTTCAACCGTTCACGGTGTATGCATTGGTCGCGTTAATGTATTTTGCGCTGTGCTGGCCGCTGTCCAAATATAGTCAGTCTCTAGAAAGGAAATTCAATGCCACTCATCGCGATTGA
- a CDS encoding amino acid ABC transporter ATP-binding protein gives MPLIAIDNVKKSFGTNQVLKGISLNVDPGEVIAIIGKSGSGKSTLLRCINGLESIDDGSISVAGSHLGNTEIELRALRLKVGMIFQQFNLFPHLTVGRNVMLSPMIVKGTTESAARKSAEENLARVGLSEKFDAYPDQLSGGQQQRVAIARALTMQPQALLCDEITSALDPELVNEVLSVVRGLANEGMTLLMVTHEMRFAREVCDRVVFMHHGKVHEIGAPEDIFANPQTLELQQFLGAGA, from the coding sequence ATGCCACTCATCGCGATTGATAACGTTAAAAAAAGCTTTGGTACCAATCAGGTTCTGAAGGGTATCAGCCTCAATGTTGATCCTGGTGAAGTCATCGCGATTATCGGTAAAAGTGGTTCTGGCAAGAGCACGTTGCTGCGTTGTATCAATGGCCTTGAAAGCATTGATGACGGCAGTATCAGTGTGGCCGGATCGCACTTGGGGAACACGGAAATTGAGCTGCGCGCACTGCGCTTGAAAGTCGGCATGATTTTCCAGCAATTTAACCTGTTTCCACATCTGACAGTTGGCCGCAACGTGATGTTGTCGCCGATGATCGTTAAGGGAACGACGGAAAGTGCAGCACGTAAGTCAGCGGAAGAAAATCTGGCACGGGTCGGTCTTTCGGAGAAATTTGATGCATATCCTGATCAGTTATCCGGCGGTCAGCAACAGCGCGTTGCCATTGCACGTGCGCTAACGATGCAACCGCAAGCGTTGTTGTGCGACGAAATTACTTCAGCACTTGACCCCGAACTGGTCAATGAAGTGCTCAGCGTCGTACGCGGCCTGGCAAACGAGGGGATGACGTTGCTCATGGTCACACATGAAATGCGTTTTGCACGCGAAGTCTGTGACCGTGTGGTCTTTATGCATCATGGAAAAGTCCATGAAATTGGCGCGCCGGAAGATATTTTTGCCAATCCACAGACGTTGGAATTGCAGCAATTTTTAGGCGCGGGTGCGTAA
- a CDS encoding disulfide bond formation protein B: MIPDYSLPKNDIPQSLGASELLNIFALLGISLSLTIAFYYQLALHELPCPLCLLQRVGLIAVGIGFLMNVRFGIRSAHYGVSLIGALLTLAVATRQMFLHIIPGRTNGYGSEVFGVHFYTLAVLSSLAAILFIGAMLMLKTWERPLESKQKVNVAGKFAIVIFTLLIAANLVSTVLECGGGECDSDPTFYQLLGK; this comes from the coding sequence ATGATCCCTGATTATTCATTACCAAAAAACGATATTCCACAATCTCTCGGTGCGAGTGAGTTACTGAATATTTTTGCACTCCTTGGCATTAGTTTGTCGCTGACGATTGCCTTTTACTATCAACTAGCGTTGCATGAATTGCCTTGCCCGCTGTGCCTTCTTCAGCGTGTTGGACTGATCGCGGTCGGCATCGGATTTTTGATGAATGTCCGATTCGGGATTCGTAGCGCCCACTATGGCGTTTCTCTTATTGGCGCTCTTTTGACGTTGGCCGTTGCTACACGTCAAATGTTTTTGCACATCATTCCTGGCCGTACTAACGGTTATGGTTCAGAAGTATTTGGTGTCCATTTTTATACATTAGCGGTGCTTTCGTCTCTCGCTGCCATCTTGTTTATTGGCGCGATGTTGATGCTGAAAACGTGGGAACGTCCGCTGGAAAGCAAACAGAAAGTAAATGTTGCAGGTAAGTTCGCCATTGTCATTTTCACGTTGCTGATTGCGGCGAATTTAGTGTCCACCGTGCTGGAGTGCGGCGGCGGTGAATGCGACAGCGATCCGACTTTTTATCAGTTGCTAGGGAAGTAG
- a CDS encoding DUF5993 family protein: MFMFLPFLIALLAVLSMLAGKEKIGLGLWLTLLIVTIASFNHHATSSLNLSF, translated from the coding sequence ATGTTTATGTTTTTACCGTTCTTGATCGCGTTGCTTGCCGTTCTGAGCATGCTCGCCGGAAAAGAAAAAATCGGCCTTGGTTTGTGGCTTACGCTACTGATCGTCACTATCGCTTCCTTTAACCATCACGCGACAAGTTCCCTGAATCTGTCCTTTTAA
- a CDS encoding TIGR04438 family Trp-rich protein — protein MPLIIVIVSLVALKYFAIGPFANFSWWWVAGLMAIAFIWFEFVERMLGLDKRRAHEELEKVRKERIEKTFETKKRPGQR, from the coding sequence ATGCCGCTTATCATCGTCATCGTTTCACTGGTCGCTCTTAAGTATTTTGCCATTGGCCCCTTCGCAAATTTCTCCTGGTGGTGGGTAGCTGGCTTGATGGCGATTGCATTCATCTGGTTTGAGTTTGTGGAACGTATGCTCGGTCTCGATAAACGACGCGCCCACGAAGAGTTGGAAAAGGTCCGCAAAGAGCGCATTGAAAAGACCTTTGAAACAAAAAAACGTCCAGGCCAACGCTAA
- a CDS encoding LysR substrate-binding domain-containing protein, with translation MPVEMRQLRYFLAVAEEKHFGRAAIRLHMTQPPLSQAIQALEADIGAILFARTKRSVALTPAGLALLPEARRILQQASTLPDLVRRAATGESGLLTLAFVSTADYSILPPLLREFREAYPHVQIDLQESTSDLQLEQLAQGQIDAGLLIPPLPDQAKRGLDYLPVLSEPLILAAPSGHKALRVKGKISLSTLSDLPLIIFPRRISPGFHDTILACFRNAGQTPHIGQEAIQMQTIVGLVSAGMGCALVPQSVSNLKRPGVDYRELKDATSQIETGLAWRKDNTSPVLQAFLELLRKKQ, from the coding sequence ATGCCTGTAGAGATGCGGCAACTTCGTTACTTCCTCGCTGTTGCCGAAGAAAAGCACTTTGGACGAGCCGCTATTCGGCTACATATGACGCAGCCTCCGTTATCGCAAGCGATACAAGCGCTCGAAGCCGATATCGGCGCTATTCTTTTTGCGCGAACCAAACGCAGTGTGGCACTTACCCCGGCTGGCCTGGCCTTGTTGCCGGAGGCGCGCCGCATCTTGCAACAGGCCAGTACTTTGCCTGATCTGGTGCGGCGCGCCGCAACCGGTGAATCCGGATTATTAACGCTGGCGTTTGTATCGACCGCGGACTACAGCATTTTGCCGCCGTTGCTACGCGAGTTCCGCGAAGCGTACCCGCATGTTCAGATCGATTTGCAAGAGTCCACCAGCGATCTCCAATTGGAACAATTGGCGCAAGGTCAAATTGATGCAGGTTTATTGATTCCCCCTTTGCCAGATCAGGCCAAGCGGGGGCTAGACTATTTGCCAGTATTATCCGAACCGCTGATACTGGCCGCGCCATCCGGTCATAAAGCCTTGCGGGTAAAAGGAAAAATCAGTTTGAGTACGTTGAGCGATTTACCACTCATCATTTTCCCTCGCAGAATTTCGCCCGGTTTTCACGACACGATACTGGCGTGCTTTCGTAATGCAGGGCAAACCCCGCATATCGGGCAAGAGGCGATCCAAATGCAAACCATCGTCGGTTTGGTGTCAGCCGGCATGGGATGTGCACTTGTGCCACAATCAGTGTCCAATTTAAAGCGCCCCGGAGTCGATTACCGCGAACTGAAGGATGCAACGTCGCAAATCGAAACCGGTCTGGCCTGGCGCAAGGACAATACATCACCAGTATTACAAGCCTTTTTAGAGTTATTAAGAAAGAAACAATAA
- the lgt gene encoding prolipoprotein diacylglyceryl transferase: MLIHPMPDPIAFSLGPLHVRWYGLMYLLAFIQFIWVGRIRIKQPHIAAAGWKKEDLDDMLFYGVLGVVIGGRLGQVFFYDPVFYFHNPSQIIAVWNGGMSFHGGFIGVMLAMAWWGRKKGRKLMDIMDFIAPMVPLGYAAGRLGNFINAELPGRVADASLPWAMIWPNVDNLPRHPSPIYQMLVDGILLFIILWFFSRKPRPRMAVAGMFSLLYGCARFFTEYFRIPDYNVTFEGITISAGQMLSIPMVILGIVLLVLAYRTPRFASAPQ, translated from the coding sequence ATGCTGATACATCCAATGCCCGATCCGATTGCCTTTTCACTGGGTCCACTTCATGTCCGATGGTATGGCCTGATGTATTTGTTGGCCTTTATACAATTTATCTGGGTCGGTAGAATCAGAATTAAACAACCGCATATCGCAGCGGCCGGATGGAAAAAAGAAGATCTCGATGACATGCTGTTTTACGGTGTGCTTGGAGTCGTCATTGGTGGCCGTTTAGGTCAGGTATTTTTTTACGATCCGGTCTTTTACTTCCATAATCCTTCGCAAATTATCGCTGTCTGGAATGGCGGGATGTCATTTCACGGAGGCTTCATCGGGGTCATGCTGGCGATGGCCTGGTGGGGCCGCAAAAAAGGGCGCAAGCTCATGGACATCATGGATTTCATTGCGCCAATGGTACCGCTGGGTTATGCCGCTGGACGTCTGGGCAATTTTATCAATGCAGAACTACCGGGCCGCGTCGCCGACGCATCGCTACCGTGGGCCATGATCTGGCCGAACGTAGACAATTTGCCGCGCCATCCATCGCCTATTTACCAAATGCTGGTAGATGGTATTTTGCTATTTATCATCCTGTGGTTTTTCTCGCGCAAACCGCGTCCGCGTATGGCTGTTGCCGGTATGTTCAGCTTGTTATACGGCTGCGCACGCTTTTTCACCGAATACTTCCGCATTCCAGACTATAACGTGACGTTTGAAGGAATCACTATTTCGGCCGGACAGATGCTGTCGATACCGATGGTGATACTGGGAATTGTGTTGTTGGTGCTGGCGTATCGAACGCCGCGCTTCGCTAGTGCACCTCAATAG